The nucleotide sequence AAATCAGCGTAGTGGTCAGTCATCTCTTATGGATGGCTTCCTTCGTCATGGTATTTCAACTTCAAGGGGTGTGCAACTGATTCGACACCTGGAAAAATCCACAATCAGATTGAAACTGAGGCACTGCTGCCTACTCCAGAATGTCGAACACCTCGACTGCTTTGTACTCCTTCCCACGTTCTTTTCCGGTCACTTCCTCAATGAGGCCATCCGATTCGAGGTCGTCGACGACCTTGTAGGCAGTCCGACGTGAGATGTCGAGATACTCCACAAGGTCAGGCGCCGTAAAGTACGGATACTGGAGTAGCTGCCGAGCGAACGTGTCCGTATTCGTGCTGCCTGGGTACTCTTTCTCGTAGCGCTCTTGAAGATCGCGGAGTCGGTGAGTTCGGTCGTACGACGTCTCGGCTTGACTTCGGAGTCCTTCGAGGAAGAACGTGAGCCACTCGTCCCATGCACCGTCCTCACTCACCGCACGCATCCGCTCGACGTACTCGACTTTGTGCCGATTGAAGTATGCGCTCGGGTAGATATATGGACTTTCGAGGTACCCTTCGCTCGCCAGATACAGAATGATGAGTAACCGACCGAGTCGACCGTTCCCATCCGAGAAAGGATGAACCGTCTCAAAGAAATAGTGGATGATGCCGGCGTCGACGAGGGGATGGTACTGTCCACCCATCTGAATGTATGACTCAAGTGAGTGCATGAGTCTAGTGAGTCCCTCCGGAGTCGGCGGGACGAACGGACGCTGTCCTGGCTGTGGGCTCGTGAGATGAACCATATGGTCGCGGAAGTCACCGACGACGTCACCCTCGTTTCGGACATCCTCAAGCAGTACCGAATGGAGTTCTTTGATCAGCGAGAGCGTTATCGACGCTCCGCTCTCGACTTTCTCGAGGCCGTACGTGAGCGCCGTCTCGTAATTGAGGGCCTCTTTCAGATCTTTCTCGATTGTCGTGTCACCATCACCTGCAGGGTGCTTTGTGTGGTATGCTTCGACGTCTTGATACGCGACGTCTGCCCCTTCGATACGTGCTGACTCGACGGCCTCGATACGAATGAGAGAGGTGTAGAGAACTGCGGAGAAGTCGACTGTCGAGCTGATACCGTCGACACGACCGATTTGATACGCTGCATCGGCCACCAGATTGTGTGTCTGTTCGGAGAGTTCGAGCTTCGGCTCTACTGGGAGCGGCTCCGGTGAATAGTATGGGTTCGGATGATAGGGGACGTATTTTCCCGGTGCACTATCGGGAAGCTCTTTCGTGGGCATCTCGGTGATACCACTATCTGTCCCTGTTGGTATAGCTGTTTTTATATCAAGTATACGTAGAGACTATGCGACCTCTCTCGTGGAAGATCAAGTGCGAATAGTATACGTGCGAACGCTGGCACGAGCTCTATGTATAGTGAATATATGAATGGGTATACTAATACCGTGGAATTCAGGGCTACTGTGTTACAATAGCGCTGCTGTTGCACATTTACCGATACCCATTGAGATCTTCAGGTGTCTCCTCCAGTAGGCATCTCTCGATTGTTCTCAACACGTGCTAGGGCTAGA is from Haloprofundus halophilus and encodes:
- a CDS encoding Fic family protein; protein product: MPTKELPDSAPGKYVPYHPNPYYSPEPLPVEPKLELSEQTHNLVADAAYQIGRVDGISSTVDFSAVLYTSLIRIEAVESARIEGADVAYQDVEAYHTKHPAGDGDTTIEKDLKEALNYETALTYGLEKVESGASITLSLIKELHSVLLEDVRNEGDVVGDFRDHMVHLTSPQPGQRPFVPPTPEGLTRLMHSLESYIQMGGQYHPLVDAGIIHYFFETVHPFSDGNGRLGRLLIILYLASEGYLESPYIYPSAYFNRHKVEYVERMRAVSEDGAWDEWLTFFLEGLRSQAETSYDRTHRLRDLQERYEKEYPGSTNTDTFARQLLQYPYFTAPDLVEYLDISRRTAYKVVDDLESDGLIEEVTGKERGKEYKAVEVFDILE